A stretch of DNA from Coccidioides posadasii str. Silveira chromosome 1, complete sequence:
GACATGATCATAGACAACTAGTTGATTTCGTCGAGGAAGCTAGGTGGGCATAGCCTGTTCTTCCGACCATGCCTAGTCCAATCACCACAGAGAGATTCTGCATGCGTATGTAACGTTATGTCAAAGATCAATATGTAAGATCATAATTTCCCTTAACTATAACTACGGGTTGGTTATTATATTTGATGTCAAAATCAGAAAACCTTCCAAAAGTTAGCATTCTCACTCGAAAATCTTCGGATTATATTTGACTGGTTTCTGCATGATCACTTACAGCACCTCCGATGATGAAGACCCTTTCATCCTCCTGTTGCACCCACTGGGCTATCTTATTTGCGCTTTGAGATAAAGCATTTTTGTTGCTGTTGGGTGAAGCCACGCAGTACAATTCAAAATTCGGAGTTACCCATGCTAGAGAATTCATAAACCTGGAGGCGCAGTGTTGTACCTTGACATGTGTATTTTTAGAATGGACGCTGCTATGTAGGCCATGGTAGGTAGATAGCAACCTGCGTATAACCTAGTTAAGCCCTGCTTAGATCGTATTGTTAGAATATAGGACATACCTTCGACGTGCGACTAGGGTTGTGAAATCAGGGGAATAGGATGACATGGTAAACTGAACATTGGATTTAGATTTATAGAGGAAATGTCGGAGAACGGTGCCTGGAACGATATCCGTGGTGGTCGGGCGACCTTTCTCGATAGCTGCCCTgataatattcttgctgtTGCTTTTCTCCATTTCCTAAATGAAATTAATCACAACCTGACGAGCTTAAATTACGGGAAAGGACTTACTTGCACAACCGAATCTCGCATCTCTCGCAGCACGAAGAAGCTCTCTTTGTCTGCACTGATCAAAATGATGGCCACCGCATCGTCTTTATTGATATCCTTGTCGTCTTCTGGTAGGTGATCGTGAAGGTCGAGGAAACTAACATACATATACAAATAGCCTCTGCTATTAAATCCGGGGAGGCATATTGGAATCCAGCTTTCGCCGCCGCCCGCTTTCACTCCATCCGCTTCAAAAATCATGTTGAATATTAACTGTAAATCCCCCGGGTGTAGAGAATGTTTCTTGGGCCTAATAACACTCACAAGCCTCCCCCCTGCGACAACGAGTCCGTAAAGGAGCGGTTCCACTCTTGACTTTAGAAGAATGCTATTTATTTGCTGACGATATGATTTTCGCAATTTAAGGCATTCTAATGCGGAAACGAGGGTCGAAGGAGAACCTTTGGTGAAACTGTCCGCCAGGGACGATAGGAGGGACTCCGTTCCTTGTAAGGGCCGCCGCAAATCTGTAGATGGGCGTACAGCAAAGATGTGTTGCAAAGCAGGCAGTGTTAACGTAGAGAGAATCTGCATGTATAGGGCATCAAGTTGATTCCTCACTTGCGAATCGCTCTCCAGGAGGCGACTTATTGCAACAAGATGTAGTGGGCCTTGCGAAAGGATGACAATCTTCGTTCTACCCGCACTAAAACTCTTTAACGGATTGCTGGATTCCTGATGGAACGAAATGATGGTTTGAATGATGGCGATATAAGGTGATATCAGACCATCATCACCATGTCTGGTGTAAATTGGCTTTCCTGCCGCGGATAATATGAAATaatgctttcttttttgtctcCACTCTtccaagattttgtctatTTATAAAACCGAGTTAGCCACCTGATTTGGGATCTCTAGACCTTGGTTAGCACTCACCGCCATTATCGTCTGCTGCGATATCTTCAACGCAATCAAATTCGCTTTCAAAGTCTAGACTGAGGTCGTCGTCCTCTAGTCCAGGCTCACTACGATCAAATATATTCACTTGTTTTCTCTTTGTATCCCATAGCGGCTGTGGTTGACCTGCGCCAGTAAAATCGCCGAAAATGCTTCCCACCTCAACTGGCGTTCCTTCTCCGAGAATGACGGATTTGACGCTAGCAGAATCTGCTGCATCGCTTTCTTTCCCGCTCCCGGGTCGATTCAAACTGCATTTGGACTTGATAGCCTCCTCGTTACCTGATCTTGCTTCTAGTAGTGAATAGATATCGTTGGAGCCTTCTTGGAAGGTCTGAGAATTGATATCCTGTAGAGAAACAGCTGTTGTAGGCTTGGATTGAAGAACATTCTTTGAGGCATGCCGTATGGATAGCACGGTATCGGGAGCGGCCTTGGATCGCCCTGTCGCAGACCTGGTTGTTGGGCGTGATGGGAGAGGAGGGTCGGTGTCCTTTTCAACAGCAAGCTTTGTTTTACTCTCAGAACTTTGAGATGTAGCTTGCTGCTTTGTATTGCCAGCTATTAACGATGGGTTTTCCGTATCTAAGCGGTCTTTCTCTTTGCCAGTATCCATTTGAGATGGGTCATTTGCATGGAGATTCGCCTCAAATGGTCGCCACCACACTTGTCGTTTGGAAGATTAAATACGAGTAAGCACATGTGTGGAAATATATTTGACTTCGAAAAATATGTCTGTTGGGAAGAAGGGATATGCAATTTATATTCTTCAAGTGGTACAGGGTATTCTTAATACTGCTATCATGAGAGTCGATGATGTTGAGACGGAACGGGGTTGTGAGGTCATCGGGTTGGCTGTGGAGTTTGTGGGACGAAGCGCATTGAACTATTTCAATAACAAAACCACCGTGTCCTCCGGTCTTCGGCTCCACCAAGCTCAGCGCTTCAGCCAAAGATGACGATCAATCTGTGTATTCGAAGGAGATATTATTGTCGGGCACAATCATGAGTCTGGATCCGGCGAGTCTGGCAAGGTCTTCGTCTCCTGCGAGCTCTGAAGCTTCGCTGCCTAAAAACCAAAGCCGCGCATACGAAGGTAGGCGAGCATGAATGAGGGCTTGAGCTTTGGCAACGCAATACTAACCACTGCGGGTGTTAGATGGACTTAAAAAGGACAAAGCCTATCGGCGCTATGCCTCCAACGTCGAGCGGGCTCTGTCCCTATTCGACACGACTCTGCAGGAATGGGCAGACTACATCTCCTTTCTGAGCCGCTTACTCAAGGTTAGGAGCACGCCGATATAGTTATATTCTACATAAGCTGAGATATTATGATGATCATAGGCTCTTCAATCTCACCCCCTGTCTTTGGCGGTCGTCCCAGAGAAAGTCATCGTTGCTAAGAGACTTGCTCAATGCCTGAATCCTTCACTCCCTTCTGGTGTACATCAAAAGGCACTCGAGGTATACGGCTACATATTCGCATTGTtgaaggtatctctggcCAAAACAACCCTTCTTGCTCTTCACAATAAACATGAGCTCATTTATCATTGTAGCCAGATGGCCTCGCTCGCGATCTTTCGCTTTACTTACCCGGTCTTGCACCCACCCTTACCTTTGCGTCGCTTTCCGTTCGACCCTTGTTCCTCTCGCTAGTTGAAACGTATATTGCTCATTTAGATGCGGTATGCATCCGACCGGCTTTGAAAGCAATACTGCTATCGTTGCTTCCCGGCTTAGAGGAAGAGACTAGCGAGGATTTCGAGACCACTCTCAGAATAGTGAATCGATTTCGAGATATCTCGAGTGAGGTTAAGGGAAATATTAGTGCGTCCGACTCTCACGCCGGCAGTCAATACTTTTGGCAGTGCCTGTTCCTCGCATCCATCACCAGTCCTACAAGGAGAATGGGAGTGTTGGCCTATCTAAACCGTTATTTCCCAAAGCTGGGAGGACATGCACCATGGGCTGCTCCATTGAACCAAGCACACCcggaagaagaaacagaaataTCTGCTTCGATCGCATCTCTGACTTCGCCCGAGCCTGGCCTGCTTATAAGATGCTTCGCAACCGGTTTAGCAGATGATCAATTGCTTGTGCAAAGAAATTACCTGGACTTACTTGTTACCCATTTACCCCTTCATTCCCCAGTTTTACAGACTCGTATATCCGCGGATGACTTGGAGCTGCTGGTTGCTGCAGCTGCAGGAGTGGTCATTCGAAGAGATATGAGCTTAAATCGCAGGCTCTGGACATGGTTTCTCGGGCCCGATCTAGCTCAGAACTCCGACGAAAATGGCGATTCTGACCTAAAATCCATTACTAGTGGGCGCTCAATGTTTCCATCAGAGAAGGGTATACCAAAATCTAAATACTTTGCACGCTTCGGTTTGGTGCCGCTTGTGAACAGCATTAAAGGGATGATTGCAAGGAAACATACGGTTCCACAGGAACGAGCGAAGCCGTTCCGAATATCGCTGTCATTAATGGATCGTTGGGAAGTTGGTGGATTGATTGTAccagagatatttcttcctGTCTTGCGAAACGTGCAGGAATACTATCGGGTTGCAACCCCAAAGGCTTTTGATGAAGTCCTCCGATCTGCAAGTGCATTCTTCGACGGTGTTGAAAGCAGCCTAATATTCTCTGAGCTACTTACTCTCGTCCTTGACATGAATCAGGACGTATCTGATAAAGTGTTAGGGAACCTACGGCTCGCACGTTTTGCCATATCCCACTTTAACATcaaagaggaagaaatgTTGACAATTCACGTTCCACTCCTACTCCTTGGTACTCTTGTTACAATGAAAACTCTATCATCCACAAAGGAGAACTCGGAAATCTCTAAGTCAGCATTCGACGAGGCATCTTGGATCGCCCACCACCTGCTAGGTTTGATTCCCGGCAGGGCTTTCATCGAAAAGCCACAAGGCAATCAATCTCATCATCAGATGATAATGACTGCAGAAACTATGACTTTGGATGAGATATCTTTGCAACTCCATAGATTCTATGCTATCACGAAAGAGAGCCTTGACGATCCGGAACCGCCATTCACGCCGAAAATCCTGGCAGAGTTGCTTATTTGTGAAGCGCACTCTCAAGTTATTGACGCCCTTAAAGCAGAAAAGCCACACACCAGACCGAAAGACCAGATAAATTTCCTTCTATCACTGCTCAAGAAAGTCCCGCTATCACAAATATTTGAAAGTGGAGAGCTTTACCTGGCAATGTATGAAAAGGTTTCCGTCGCAAAGGGACAATTATCAATGACCACGCTCTCTGCGATATGCTCCATTGTTACAACATTGTATTCCACTCATGAAACCGGTAGCTATATCTCGTATGGCCAAATCTGCGATATTGTGCCTTATTTGGTGCAGCAATTGTGGGAATTCCTATCCCCATTGAGCCCGGTGTTTCATGTAGAGGCGGTTCGTTGCTTCTGGCTTTTACATTCAATATCTTGGAATGATCGCATTGTTGAGGCCGCAATTACATCTTTGATGATTCCATCTACAACATCGAGCTTCTCGCACCGAACCTCGGTCGATCGAGTCGAAAAGTTTTTTGTTCTCTGGAATCATAGCTATCAAGCTGGCAGTAGTCGTTCTGCATCAAGGGTTATCTGGGAATATCCGTTCGACCAAACACCTGGTCGGGATTCGCAATCGGCTTACAGGCTCTCACTCCTCGAACGGCCACTTTTCATAGCATTGGATCTCCTTGCCTCCGGTCCTGGTAGGGCATACTCAATGGTCAAACAATGGGTCCAAGACCCCTCGACTGCATATCAGTATGTAATTGTCTATTGCTCCTGGATCAGGGCAGCCACTCACAAGCGTCTAGTGTCTTAGATATATTGACCTCAAAATTATCCGAGTTTCAGTATTTCAGACCTGATATCTCCATTCCTAGCGGTATTGACGCAAAAGCTGGACTAGATGATGGGGTCCAATGCCTTTACTTGTTTAAGGCGGTATTAAATACCATTTTAGCATTAAATCATGCTGGCTGGTCCGCTCTCACTTCCAAGATCTCTCCTAATTGTAGCAAGCAAGCCCTCCAGACTGATGTTGAAGGTAGGTGAAATGTTATTTCCCAAGGAAGCCGGAGAAGTTATATAGCTCATATTCCTACAGATAGATCGAGCTTACAGAGTACAATCGCGCAACTATCGGTACGAGTACTCAAAGAGAGGCAACAAATCTCCACCAACATGGGTCTACGTGGAGAGGGCTTACAAGAAGTTGCACTTTTTGTCTTACATCAACTTCTCTTGGGCCCCGGCGCAGACTCACTTTATCCTCTCAGCCTGGATACAATTCTTATCGAACAGCTATCGTCTTGTCTGGATAGGAACGAAACTACGCTCCAAAGTGCTATAATAGATGCCATTCTACCTTCCCTCAAAATCCGCTTCGCACATGACACAAGGGAACTATCTGCTGCCATGGCTTCCAAAAATCAACGTAGAAGGAGTTCATTGGAGGCATTGTCAAACATATCAAGGCTATCTTTCACGGGGGAGAGATCGGAGAAGGATTATATTATATCTCAGTTGCCACAGCCTCCATCTCAACTTCTAGATTGTCTACTGAAGGGCATTCGCGCGAAGTCTTCACGGCCCATGATCGATAAATGGGTACATTTCCTCACAGAGTGTTTGCCACTCTATCTGGGGGTTATCTTTCAGGTGCTTTTAAAACTGGTGGAATGCCTCTGCAAGGAAATAAACCAATCATATAAAGAACTCCAGTTAATGTTCCAACAAACTGAAAGCGCCTCCCACAACCGGTCAGAGCATGTTACTATCGCCTTACTCACTGCGTTAGAAAATTGCATTGCTACAGCCCATGACCGCCTATTGCTCGAGGAATCACATGGTTCGGCAACAAAAACTCCTGATCAGCCGCAGGGCTTCTTTGGCAACATGGTTTCGGGAGTTTTTACCGCTGAGGTTAGCCAGCCTCGCAGCGCTACTGCCAACGATCGGTTAACTGTTCTTCTTTGTTTCCAAGATGCAGTGCGTTTGTGCTATTCGATTTGGGCCTGGGGTGACAGTGGCCGAGGCAAAGATACACGGGACTCCGATTGTCAAGCGTCGTTTCAGTATACGTCACTGAGAATGCGGAACAGATCTAGGCGTATCCTCGAGCATTTATTCACCGCGGAAACTTTGGAGTGCTTAGAGACTTTGATTGACCTCTGGCGTACGTCGCTCAGAGGAGATAATCGAATTTCCGGGAGATCT
This window harbors:
- the MON1 gene encoding Vacuolar fusion protein mon1 (BUSCO:468408at4751~EggNog:ENOG410PJZ8~COG:U~BUSCO:3888at33183), with protein sequence MDTGKEKDRLDTENPSLIAGNTKQQATSQSSESKTKLAVEKDTDPPLPSRPTTRSATGRSKAAPDTVLSIRHASKNVLQSKPTTAVSLQDINSQTFQEGSNDIYSLLEARSGNEEAIKSKCSLNRPGSGKESDAADSASVKSVILGEGTPVEVGSIFGDFTGAGQPQPLWDTKRKQVNIFDRSEPGLEDDDLSLDFESEFDCVEDIAADDNGDKILEEWRQKRKHYFILSAAGKPIYTRHGDDGLISPYIAIIQTIISFHQESSNPLKSFSAGRTKIVILSQGPLHLVAISRLLESDSQVRNQLDALYMQILSTLTLPALQHIFAVRPSTDLRRPLQGTESLLSSLADSFTKGSPSTLVSALECLKLRKSYRQQINSILLKSRVEPLLYGLVVAGGRLVSVIRPKKHSLHPGDLQLIFNMIFEADGVKAGGGESWIPICLPGFNSRGYLYMYVSFLDLHDHLPEDDKDINKDDAVAIILISADKESFFVLREMRDSVVQEMEKSNSKNIIRAAIEKGRPTTTDIVPGTVLRHFLYKSKSNVQFTMSSYSPDFTTLVARRRLLSTYHGLHSSVHSKNTHVKVQHCASRFMNSLAWVTPNFELYCVASPNSNKNALSQSANKIAQWVQQEDERVFIIGGAVF
- a CDS encoding uncharacterized protein (BUSCO:11140at4751~EggNog:ENOG410PHZ3~COG:K~BUSCO:144at33183), with protein sequence MSLDPASLARSSSPASSEASLPKNQSRAYEDGLKKDKAYRRYASNVERALSLFDTTLQEWADYISFLSRLLKALQSHPLSLAVVPEKVIVAKRLAQCLNPSLPSGVHQKALEVYGYIFALLKPDGLARDLSLYLPGLAPTLTFASLSVRPLFLSLVETYIAHLDAVCIRPALKAILLSLLPGLEEETSEDFETTLRIVNRFRDISSEVKGNISASDSHAGSQYFWQCLFLASITSPTRRMGVLAYLNRYFPKLGGHAPWAAPLNQAHPEEETEISASIASLTSPEPGLLIRCFATGLADDQLLVQRNYLDLLVTHLPLHSPVLQTRISADDLELLVAAAAGVVIRRDMSLNRRLWTWFLGPDLAQNSDENGDSDLKSITSGRSMFPSEKGIPKSKYFARFGLVPLVNSIKGMIARKHTVPQERAKPFRISLSLMDRWEVGGLIVPEIFLPVLRNVQEYYRVATPKAFDEVLRSASAFFDGVESSLIFSELLTLVLDMNQDVSDKVLGNLRLARFAISHFNIKEEEMLTIHVPLLLLGTLVTMKTLSSTKENSEISKSAFDEASWIAHHLLGLIPGRAFIEKPQGNQSHHQMIMTAETMTLDEISLQLHRFYAITKESLDDPEPPFTPKILAELLICEAHSQVIDALKAEKPHTRPKDQINFLLSLLKKVPLSQIFESGELYLAMYEKVSVAKGQLSMTTLSAICSIVTTLYSTHETGSYISYGQICDIVPYLVQQLWEFLSPLSPVFHVEAVRCFWLLHSISWNDRIVEAAITSLMIPSTTSSFSHRTSVDRVEKFFVLWNHSYQAGSSRSASRVIWEYPFDQTPGRDSQSAYRLSLLERPLFIALDLLASGPGRAYSMVKQWVQDPSTAYHVLDILTSKLSEFQYFRPDISIPSGIDAKAGLDDGVQCLYLFKAVLNTILALNHAGWSALTSKISPNCSKQALQTDVEDRSSLQSTIAQLSVRVLKERQQISTNMGLRGEGLQEVALFVLHQLLLGPGADSLYPLSLDTILIEQLSSCLDRNETTLQSAIIDAILPSLKIRFAHDTRELSAAMASKNQRRRSSLEALSNISRLSFTGERSEKDYIISQLPQPPSQLLDCLLKGIRAKSSRPMIDKWVHFLTECLPLYLGVIFQVLLKLVECLCKEINQSYKELQLMFQQTESASHNRSEHVTIALLTALENCIATAHDRLLLEESHGSATKTPDQPQGFFGNMVSGVFTAEVSQPRSATANDRLTVLLCFQDAVRLCYSIWAWGDSGRGKDTRDSDCQASFQYTSLRMRNRSRRILEHLFTAETLECLETLIDLWRTSLRGDNRISGRSVFNLLHTLEGSRPKVAIPAVFNAIYSRTNPAALDPSRKSAMMSHLTEADLAAFLVMYARSLDEDVLDEIWLDCTTFLRDVLSNPFPHRQILSRLLEFAAILGEKMEHTTFGEDQRAKRDLGDILLRLLTAISTSKPTGASQDQSSTSRAVQNPDNQVSSLSKDLVIGPDDVYSILSSIMPALTTSLGDADRIASAMSNISTNILAPLFHSRLFPQNINKTMLDILQQMSKIPSASRYWRKDVGDALNDPKFFAVKLNLVKSNWLGLLRQWTLTDKERLPELLSRLSQPSSAGIMFGVGASAARLEADRKSQLNLRRIALLILAADEDHFSGDLSVLQQKLEDLLAATHISSPSSATRAEVYMVLRALVLKTSTIHLAPFWPLINTELQEVVYTIAPGRESETYNPYCLLQACKLLETLLLTSPDDFQLQEWLFVTDTIDIIYPPDRWEAVALADEIALALGTTKNGSTAHLHETGERDDEFNRLWLGTDLSRETAKDEIVDRLLRPFFTRLSIHAFESTYSLGSPDSLACQDDLLADLFNDFTIAS